The following coding sequences lie in one Timaviella obliquedivisa GSE-PSE-MK23-08B genomic window:
- a CDS encoding DMT family transporter, producing MRLHQSSGRWRLGLSLALVTVSLWGVLPIALKVVLQAVDVYTVTWFRFLVSFWLLAIYLGVKGELSTGRRKLGKTRLDLLAIATLFLAANYLFYLKGLQDTSPSNAQVIIQLAPVMMGIGGLIIFKERYTLQQWGALGTLLLGMLLFFNEQLQHLATAPTQFLWGSVYIVIAAAVWAIYALAQKQLLQQVPSSIIMLVIYGGGALLFAPFTSPASLQTLTPLQWGMLLFSALNTFVAYGAFAEALDHWEASKVSAVLSTTPIVTLSAVFLVSWLFPTLIPSEPITFLAVTGAFFVVVGSLGIAMGRRSSQ from the coding sequence ATGCGACTGCACCAGAGTTCCGGTCGATGGCGTTTAGGTTTGTCTCTGGCGCTAGTTACAGTAAGCTTATGGGGCGTTCTGCCGATCGCTCTCAAAGTTGTTTTGCAGGCGGTTGATGTTTATACGGTGACGTGGTTTCGGTTCTTGGTTTCGTTTTGGTTGTTGGCAATCTATCTTGGAGTTAAAGGAGAGTTGAGCACAGGACGGCGCAAGTTAGGAAAAACTCGGTTGGATTTACTGGCGATCGCCACTCTCTTTCTGGCTGCCAACTATCTTTTTTATCTCAAAGGACTTCAAGACACTTCTCCTAGCAACGCCCAAGTCATTATTCAACTTGCCCCTGTGATGATGGGCATTGGCGGCTTGATTATCTTCAAAGAACGCTACACCCTCCAACAATGGGGAGCGCTAGGCACTTTGCTTTTAGGAATGCTGCTCTTCTTCAACGAACAGTTACAGCATCTGGCTACTGCGCCCACCCAATTTTTGTGGGGCAGTGTTTACATTGTCATTGCCGCAGCCGTCTGGGCGATCTATGCTCTGGCGCAAAAGCAATTGTTGCAGCAAGTTCCATCGTCAATCATCATGCTAGTTATCTATGGTGGCGGCGCTCTGCTGTTTGCCCCTTTCACTTCGCCTGCAAGTCTTCAAACCCTCACGCCTTTACAATGGGGAATGCTGTTGTTTAGTGCGCTCAATACCTTTGTTGCCTACGGCGCTTTCGCCGAAGCCCTAGATCATTGGGAGGCTTCTAAAGTCAGTGCCGTTCTTTCGACGACCCCGATCGTGACCCTGAGTGCAGTCTTTTTAGTTTCGTGGCTGTTTCCTACCCTGATTCCTTCAGAACCCATTACTTTCTTAGCAGTTACAGGGGCTTTCTTTGTCGTTGTTGGCTCTTTGGGTATTGCGATGGGTCGCAGATCGTCTCAATAG
- the cobG gene encoding precorrin-3B synthase has product MSPQSLDCKTQSSQVSTDFQPPIAYDACPGLFYPTFAKDGRLIRIRTPGGNLSSQQARVLAAVSDLFEIPARGRLGKPLQVTNRANLQIRGLPAEIPLEVLNQLQEAGLAARLSAVDHLRNIMASPTAGIDVAQLIDTTPLVKELDEYLSSHLELADLSAKFSIGVDGGEQVAIAPHNDILLRAIDLNGVHFCLYLAGIPVGIIKPEECLGAIASLAKVYLKASQDHDGVRKLRVKQLIQNIGVQELCDRAQLSLLPLPSELVPLRSQSHTHIGIHAQRQSHLSYVGISLPLGRLESWQLKGLADLVDEWGDHTLRLTPWQNLLLPNVPNAVLPQVQRQMQQLDLHYSSTHIYSGLISCAGKMCASSATDTQSDALALAEHLNKKIKLDLPITIHFSGCPKSCAHHGASDLTLVGTWIEQRQAYQIYVGENGSEIPISDRPFGRLYTEVFPEHLSSRILRILQIYQQQRTSQNQSFRTFFNQYSITQLRQWCDADQEEIK; this is encoded by the coding sequence TTGTCGCCTCAATCGCTTGACTGCAAGACTCAAAGTTCACAGGTTTCAACAGATTTTCAGCCGCCGATCGCCTATGATGCTTGTCCTGGATTGTTCTACCCAACTTTTGCTAAAGATGGGCGGTTAATTCGGATTCGGACTCCGGGAGGAAATCTGAGCAGTCAGCAAGCGCGGGTGTTAGCTGCGGTTAGCGATCTCTTTGAGATACCCGCAAGGGGTCGCCTGGGTAAGCCGCTGCAAGTTACTAATCGCGCCAATCTACAAATTCGCGGACTGCCTGCCGAAATTCCACTAGAGGTTTTGAATCAGCTTCAAGAGGCAGGATTGGCAGCGCGGCTAAGTGCGGTTGATCATCTGCGTAATATTATGGCGAGTCCAACGGCGGGAATTGACGTAGCCCAACTCATTGACACGACTCCATTGGTTAAAGAACTGGACGAGTATCTTTCTAGCCATTTAGAGTTGGCAGACTTATCAGCAAAGTTTAGCATTGGAGTCGATGGTGGTGAGCAGGTAGCGATCGCTCCCCATAACGATATTTTGCTGAGAGCGATCGACCTGAATGGCGTTCACTTTTGCCTTTATTTAGCAGGTATTCCAGTTGGGATCATTAAACCTGAAGAATGTCTGGGGGCGATCGCTTCTTTAGCAAAAGTCTATCTCAAAGCTAGCCAAGATCATGATGGAGTTCGTAAGCTGCGCGTAAAGCAGTTAATTCAAAATATCGGTGTTCAGGAATTGTGCGATCGCGCTCAACTTTCATTACTTCCTCTGCCATCTGAGCTTGTCCCACTTAGGTCTCAATCTCATACTCATATTGGCATTCATGCCCAGCGTCAATCTCATCTTTCTTATGTGGGAATAAGCTTACCATTAGGACGGCTAGAATCTTGGCAGCTAAAGGGATTAGCAGATTTAGTAGATGAATGGGGCGATCATACCTTGCGTCTTACACCTTGGCAAAATCTTTTGCTTCCTAACGTTCCTAATGCTGTTCTTCCTCAAGTTCAACGACAGATGCAACAGCTAGACCTTCATTATTCATCAACGCATATCTACAGTGGGTTGATTTCTTGCGCTGGAAAAATGTGTGCATCATCTGCAACTGATACTCAGTCCGATGCGCTCGCGTTGGCAGAACACTTAAATAAAAAGATTAAACTTGACCTACCGATCACAATTCATTTTAGCGGTTGTCCTAAATCCTGTGCTCATCATGGTGCCAGTGATTTGACGTTAGTTGGAACATGGATTGAACAGCGTCAAGCCTATCAAATTTACGTCGGCGAGAACGGGTCTGAGATACCCATAAGCGATCGCCCTTTTGGTCGACTGTATACGGAGGTATTTCCAGAACACTTGTCATCAAGAATTCTACGAATTCTCCAGATTTATCAACAGCAACGAACTTCTCAGAATCAATCTTTTCGCACGTTTTTCAATCAGTACTCCATCACTCAGTTACGTCAATGGTGCGATGCAGATCAAGAGGAGATTAAATGA
- a CDS encoding NAD(P)H-quinone oxidoreductase subunit 4 — protein MTADQFPWLTAIVLLPLVASLLIPVLPDKQGKLIRWYAMGVGLADFFLICYTFWNHYDASSSTFQLVEKYAWIPQIGLNWSVSVDGLSAPLVLLASLVTTLAMFAAWRVDRRPRLFYFLMLMLYAAQIGVFIAQDILLFFIMWEVELIPVYLLVCIWGGQKRRYAATKFLLYTAASSIFILVAGLALGLYGGNPTFDIAELAQKQYPLLMELLVYAGLLIAFGVKLAIFPLHTWLPDAHGEASAPVSMILAGVLLKMGGYGLIRLNLEVLPNAHVYFAPVLAILGVINIIYGAFNSFAQTNMKRRLAYSSVSHMGFVLLGIASFTDVGISGALLQMISHGLIAAVLFFLAGVTYDRTHTMAMDEMGGIGQAMPKVFALFTISSMASLALPGMSGFASEIAVFVGITTSDTYSFVFRIVTVVLSAVGVILTPIYLLSMLRQVFYGQGNMCDIGAVMTSDGDQEASCFGTDCVLPADAIFSDASPREVFIAACFLSLIIGIGFYPKLMTQMYDATTVAVNTHVRESYHQVSQANPQLYAKGFAFPRIREPEVILGIVK, from the coding sequence ATGACAGCGGATCAATTTCCTTGGCTTACCGCGATCGTCCTGCTCCCCCTCGTTGCTTCCTTGCTTATCCCCGTGCTGCCTGACAAACAAGGCAAGCTGATTCGGTGGTATGCCATGGGTGTAGGTCTCGCAGATTTTTTCTTGATATGCTACACCTTCTGGAATCATTACGACGCAAGCAGTTCGACGTTTCAGCTTGTGGAAAAGTACGCTTGGATACCCCAAATTGGTCTGAATTGGTCAGTTTCAGTCGATGGTCTGTCTGCCCCTCTGGTGCTGCTAGCCAGTTTGGTGACTACACTGGCAATGTTTGCCGCCTGGCGCGTCGATCGCCGTCCTCGCCTCTTCTACTTCCTCATGCTGATGTTGTACGCCGCCCAAATTGGCGTGTTCATCGCTCAAGATATTCTGCTCTTTTTCATCATGTGGGAAGTCGAGCTAATTCCTGTCTATCTCCTCGTTTGTATTTGGGGTGGACAAAAGCGACGCTATGCAGCCACTAAGTTTTTGCTATACACCGCAGCCTCCTCCATCTTTATTTTGGTCGCGGGCTTAGCACTGGGTCTTTACGGCGGTAATCCTACCTTTGATATCGCCGAGCTAGCGCAGAAACAATACCCGCTGCTCATGGAGCTACTGGTTTACGCTGGGTTGCTGATTGCCTTTGGCGTTAAGTTAGCCATCTTTCCTCTGCACACCTGGCTACCCGATGCCCATGGCGAAGCCTCTGCACCCGTATCTATGATTCTGGCAGGCGTATTGCTGAAGATGGGAGGATACGGCTTAATTCGCCTCAATTTGGAAGTACTGCCCAATGCCCACGTTTACTTCGCGCCCGTCTTAGCTATTCTAGGTGTCATCAACATCATTTACGGAGCGTTTAACTCCTTTGCCCAAACCAACATGAAGCGGCGTTTGGCGTATTCGTCGGTGTCGCACATGGGCTTTGTGCTGCTAGGTATTGCTTCCTTCACAGATGTTGGCATCAGCGGTGCACTGTTGCAAATGATCTCCCACGGCTTAATTGCGGCAGTGCTATTTTTCCTGGCAGGCGTGACCTACGATCGCACTCACACGATGGCAATGGATGAGATGGGCGGCATTGGTCAAGCAATGCCTAAGGTATTCGCGCTCTTTACCATTAGCTCCATGGCATCGTTAGCGTTACCTGGGATGAGCGGTTTTGCCAGTGAAATTGCCGTCTTTGTGGGAATTACCACCAGCGATACCTACAGTTTTGTCTTTCGCATTGTTACAGTCGTCCTCTCTGCTGTTGGCGTGATTCTTACCCCTATTTACTTGCTCTCAATGCTGCGCCAAGTTTTCTATGGGCAGGGCAATATGTGCGACATTGGTGCTGTCATGACCAGTGATGGAGATCAAGAAGCGTCTTGCTTTGGTACCGATTGCGTTCTGCCTGCCGATGCAATCTTCAGTGATGCCAGCCCCAGAGAAGTGTTCATTGCGGCTTGCTTCCTGTCACTGATTATTGGCATCGGGTTTTATCCTAAGCTGATGACTCAGATGTATGATGCAACAACGGTTGCCGTAAATACCCATGTGCGGGAGTCGTACCATCAAGTTTCTCAAGCCAATCCCCAGCTTTATGCTAAAGGGTTTGCTTTCCCAAGAATTAGAGAGCCGGAAGTTATTTTAGGAATAGTTAAATAG
- a CDS encoding precorrin-8X methylmutase: MIDYIRDGNEIYRNSFAIIRAEAQLEDLPEDLISVAVRLIHTCGMTDIVKDLAASTNAGSIGRAALQSGCPILCDSQMVAEGVTRKRLPADNAVICTLNATEVPSLAQKIGNTRSAAAMELWRSHLEGAVVAIGNAPTALFRLLELLDEGAPKPALILGFPVGFVGAAESKAALAENSRGVPFITLQGRRGGSAMAAAAINALAKLEEY; the protein is encoded by the coding sequence ATGATTGATTACATTCGAGATGGCAATGAAATTTACCGCAACTCCTTTGCTATTATTCGCGCCGAAGCGCAGTTAGAAGACTTGCCCGAAGACTTGATTTCTGTTGCCGTCCGCCTCATTCATACCTGTGGTATGACCGATATTGTTAAAGATTTGGCGGCTTCTACAAATGCGGGCAGCATTGGACGAGCGGCTTTGCAGTCGGGTTGTCCTATCCTCTGTGATTCTCAAATGGTGGCGGAAGGCGTTACTCGCAAGCGATTACCCGCCGATAATGCAGTCATTTGTACGCTAAACGCAACCGAGGTTCCGTCACTGGCGCAAAAGATCGGAAACACGCGATCGGCGGCGGCAATGGAACTGTGGCGATCGCACTTAGAAGGCGCGGTAGTGGCGATCGGTAATGCCCCAACTGCTCTCTTTCGTCTGCTGGAACTGCTGGACGAAGGCGCACCTAAACCCGCGCTCATTTTAGGATTTCCGGTCGGATTTGTGGGAGCAGCAGAATCAAAGGCGGCTCTGGCTGAAAATAGCCGGGGCGTACCTTTTATTACCTTGCAAGGTCGTCGAGGCGGCAGCGCTATGGCAGCAGCGGCGATTAATGCATTAGCAAAACTGGAGGAATATTAA
- a CDS encoding anthranilate phosphoribosyltransferase family protein, translated as MSVVFRELLRKVGSGSHTSENLTRAEAATATEMMLRQEATPAQIGAFMIAHRIKRPTGEELAGILDAYDHLGPKLRGFSAAYPTVVMGIPYDGRSRTAPISPITALILTAAGCPVVMHGGRRMPTKEGIPLVEVWQGLGVDWTHLSLEQAQQVFERTRLGFVYLPQHFPYAEEMVTYREELGKRPPFATAELFWCPYEGDSLMISGFVHPPTEEMARAAFALRGVQRLITVKGLEGSCDLPRDRTCIVGIKQPSAEAEFDRLLLHPRDYGFAAPELALPSSEQLWADLQAAVQGKTGEMLESAVWNGGFYLWQAGVCSTLEAGLEQARTTLGNGQVAAHLAEVVEAIASATAPEFTPAAID; from the coding sequence ATGAGCGTTGTCTTCCGAGAACTTCTCCGCAAAGTGGGCAGTGGTTCCCATACTAGCGAAAACCTCACCCGTGCTGAAGCGGCAACGGCGACTGAAATGATGCTACGGCAAGAAGCCACGCCAGCCCAGATTGGTGCATTCATGATTGCCCATCGCATTAAGCGCCCAACGGGGGAAGAGTTAGCAGGTATTTTAGATGCCTATGATCATTTGGGCCCTAAGCTTAGAGGCTTTTCAGCGGCTTACCCAACAGTTGTCATGGGCATTCCTTATGATGGGCGATCGCGCACGGCTCCCATCAGCCCCATCACTGCGCTAATCTTGACTGCTGCCGGATGTCCTGTCGTCATGCATGGTGGACGACGGATGCCTACAAAGGAGGGCATACCCTTAGTAGAGGTTTGGCAAGGCTTGGGCGTGGATTGGACGCATCTCTCCTTAGAACAGGCGCAACAGGTTTTTGAGAGAACCCGCTTAGGGTTTGTTTATTTGCCACAGCACTTTCCCTATGCTGAAGAGATGGTGACGTATCGAGAGGAATTAGGGAAGCGTCCGCCTTTTGCGACTGCCGAACTGTTTTGGTGCCCTTACGAGGGCGATTCTTTAATGATTTCGGGTTTTGTCCATCCGCCCACCGAGGAGATGGCGCGAGCAGCGTTTGCCTTGCGAGGAGTGCAGCGCTTGATCACGGTGAAAGGGCTAGAGGGAAGCTGTGATTTGCCGCGCGATCGCACTTGCATTGTAGGCATTAAACAGCCTAGCGCAGAAGCCGAATTCGATCGCCTTCTGCTACATCCCCGCGACTATGGATTTGCAGCCCCAGAACTGGCACTGCCGTCTTCAGAGCAACTATGGGCTGATCTACAGGCAGCAGTGCAGGGTAAGACAGGTGAGATGTTGGAATCGGCGGTTTGGAATGGTGGGTTTTACTTGTGGCAAGCAGGCGTTTGCTCCACCTTAGAGGCGGGCTTGGAACAAGCGAGAACAACGTTAGGAAATGGACAGGTGGCGGCACACTTGGCGGAAGTTGTTGAGGCGATCGCGAGTGCAACGGCACCAGAATTTACTCCGGCTGCCATTGACTAG
- a CDS encoding class I SAM-dependent methyltransferase translates to MSKATRYQNAALTYYLGLTDSPYLHYGYWEPIPAAEDLTIAKLGVAQAAYSAKLLGFMPKGIKTVLDVGCGIGGNAAYLLERGFDVEGLAPDPFQQERFLKLTQNRAIFHLSQFETFTPTHPYDLVLLSESSQYMAAIDIAQCAAAALNPGGYLLLADMMRSDAHYTEGIFSNCHVVMDLHAALEQAGFRLVKSEDISAQAAPTIELYIDVFRRFGLSTIRYLADLVAIAVPPLHTLLRWAYRRWAKKLVVEGLEAGKIFEKHLCYQIQLWQLVKSD, encoded by the coding sequence ATCTCCAAAGCAACCCGCTACCAAAATGCAGCATTGACTTACTATTTAGGTCTAACCGATTCGCCTTACCTGCACTACGGATACTGGGAACCCATCCCTGCGGCTGAAGACTTGACGATCGCCAAACTCGGTGTTGCGCAGGCAGCGTATTCGGCAAAGCTCTTAGGGTTCATGCCCAAAGGCATTAAAACCGTATTGGATGTGGGCTGCGGCATTGGCGGAAATGCGGCGTACTTGTTAGAGCGCGGCTTTGATGTGGAGGGACTTGCTCCTGACCCTTTTCAGCAAGAGCGGTTTCTCAAGCTCACACAGAATCGGGCAATTTTCCATCTCAGCCAATTTGAAACGTTCACACCGACCCATCCCTATGACCTAGTGTTATTAAGCGAGAGCAGTCAATACATGGCGGCGATCGATATTGCTCAATGCGCTGCCGCTGCTTTAAATCCCGGCGGCTACCTGCTCCTTGCCGATATGATGCGCTCCGATGCTCACTACACTGAAGGCATTTTCTCTAACTGTCATGTTGTGATGGATCTGCACGCGGCACTAGAGCAGGCTGGATTTAGGTTGGTGAAAAGTGAAGATATTTCTGCCCAGGCTGCACCTACGATTGAGTTATATATTGATGTGTTCCGACGGTTTGGACTCAGCACCATTCGTTACTTGGCAGACTTAGTGGCGATCGCCGTTCCACCCTTACACACGCTTTTACGATGGGCATATCGTCGTTGGGCAAAAAAGCTGGTGGTGGAAGGATTAGAAGCAGGTAAAATTTTTGAGAAGCATCTCTGTTATCAAATCCAGCTTTGGCAGTTAGTAAAGTCAGATTAA
- a CDS encoding DUF29 domain-containing protein: MSKATLYDQDFMQWTQQQAECLRKGQWASLDIENLVEELETLGRSEQKELGSYLQILMMYLLKCQYQPERRTKSWNDTLSNCRDKIQDCLEDTPSLQRFLQNPEWVEKYYRRARRDAAKETQKPLDIFPAKCPYTVQQLLHLPI; the protein is encoded by the coding sequence ATGAGTAAAGCAACACTCTATGATCAAGACTTCATGCAATGGACTCAACAACAAGCTGAGTGCTTGCGGAAAGGGCAGTGGGCAAGCTTAGACATTGAAAATTTGGTTGAGGAACTAGAAACATTGGGTCGCAGCGAGCAAAAGGAACTGGGTAGCTACTTGCAGATTCTTATGATGTATTTGCTTAAGTGCCAGTATCAGCCTGAGCGGAGAACCAAAAGTTGGAACGATACCCTTTCTAACTGTCGAGACAAGATCCAGGATTGCTTAGAAGATACTCCTAGCTTGCAGCGTTTTCTTCAAAACCCAGAGTGGGTAGAAAAATATTACCGCCGCGCTCGCCGGGATGCAGCAAAGGAAACGCAAAAGCCCCTAGACATATTTCCAGCCAAATGTCCTTATACGGTTCAGCAACTGCTCCATTTGCCAATCTGA
- a CDS encoding precorrin-2 C(20)-methyltransferase gives MEHSMGRLYGLGLGSGDPELLTLKAYRLLQAAPVVAYPVSDGGKSLSRSIVADYLRKDQIEVPLWYPFKLEQSSQPYYDEAALKLAGYLNAGQDVVVLCEGDPFFYGTFMYLFNRLSHQFQTEVVPGVSSIMASASMLETPLTYRNDVFVVLPGILPAEILAERLAIADAAVIIKLGKNFSKVYSVLEKMGLLERAHYIERATMPNQKIVPIRDVNPAEVPYFALISIPSQWQPE, from the coding sequence ATGGAACATTCTATGGGTCGGCTTTATGGATTGGGCTTAGGTTCGGGTGACCCAGAGCTATTGACTTTGAAGGCGTATCGGCTGTTGCAAGCTGCGCCTGTGGTGGCTTATCCTGTGTCGGATGGTGGTAAAAGTTTGTCGCGATCGATCGTGGCAGACTATTTACGGAAAGATCAAATTGAAGTTCCTTTATGGTATCCGTTCAAGTTAGAGCAGTCATCCCAGCCTTATTATGATGAGGCGGCATTGAAGCTGGCAGGATATTTGAATGCAGGGCAAGATGTGGTGGTGTTGTGTGAAGGCGATCCGTTCTTCTACGGCACGTTCATGTATTTGTTCAACCGTTTGTCCCATCAGTTTCAAACTGAGGTGGTTCCGGGTGTATCTTCGATCATGGCAAGTGCGTCAATGTTGGAAACTCCGCTGACTTATCGCAATGATGTTTTCGTGGTGTTACCTGGCATTTTACCCGCAGAAATTTTGGCAGAACGATTGGCGATCGCCGATGCCGCAGTCATCATTAAACTTGGAAAAAACTTCTCAAAGGTATACAGCGTCCTGGAGAAAATGGGGCTTCTTGAGAGGGCGCATTACATTGAACGAGCAACGATGCCAAACCAGAAAATTGTGCCGATTCGAGACGTTAATCCGGCAGAAGTGCCTTACTTTGCCTTAATTTCGATTCCTAGTCAATGGCAGCCGGAGTAA
- a CDS encoding type II toxin-antitoxin system RelE/ParE family toxin, whose amino-acid sequence MDLYEVIFQPSVEKDLRKLSAENCDRILVRIESLKAAPSPPQALKLVGTERLYRIRVGDYRIIYEVDTHLKQVLIHYVRHRREVYRDL is encoded by the coding sequence ATGGATCTGTATGAGGTCATCTTTCAGCCATCGGTAGAAAAGGACTTACGGAAGTTATCCGCAGAAAATTGCGATCGCATTCTGGTTCGTATAGAAAGCTTAAAAGCTGCACCATCACCACCCCAGGCGCTCAAACTTGTCGGCACCGAAAGACTTTATCGAATCCGTGTTGGGGATTACCGCATTATTTACGAGGTAGACACCCACCTCAAACAAGTTTTGATTCATTATGTCCGTCATCGGCGCGAAGTCTACCGTGATCTATAA
- the cbiE gene encoding precorrin-6y C5,15-methyltransferase (decarboxylating) subunit CbiE — protein MTQKWLAVVGIGEDGLLGLTPIAQFLVEQAQVIVGGDRHLAMLPPGDQREKIYWTSPIESSINEILNRRGRSVCVLASGDPLNYGIGTTLLRRVAIEEMTIIPAPSAFSLACARLGWSLTEVESLSLCGRSPALLHVALYPGARLLVLSEDSHTPATVAQLLTEQGWGESQITVLQRMGGDDEHVTTGRAATWAEQDLVSLNFADLNTLAIALPIQSTPRSLSRLAGIPDTAYHHDGQLTKREVRAVTLAALAPQPGQLLWDVGAGCGSIGIEWMRSHGRCRAVAIEQNSDRLQMIADNATALGTPNLKLVSGQAPAALHDLPEPDAIFIGGGVTAAEMIETCWNALRSGGRLVINAVTVESEMVILQWHSQLGGELSRIAIQRAEPIGKFLGWKAMAPVTQWRVMKR, from the coding sequence ATGACCCAAAAATGGTTAGCGGTAGTAGGAATTGGAGAGGATGGGCTACTGGGCTTAACCCCGATCGCCCAGTTTTTGGTCGAACAAGCTCAGGTCATTGTTGGGGGCGATCGCCATCTCGCCATGCTGCCTCCTGGCGATCAACGTGAGAAAATTTACTGGACTTCGCCCATCGAAAGTTCTATCAACGAAATCTTGAACCGTCGTGGGCGATCGGTCTGTGTGTTAGCCAGCGGCGATCCGCTCAATTATGGCATTGGTACCACTCTGCTGCGTCGAGTGGCGATCGAGGAAATGACGATTATCCCTGCGCCCTCGGCATTCAGCCTTGCCTGTGCCCGTCTCGGTTGGTCGCTGACCGAAGTGGAATCCCTCAGCCTCTGTGGTCGTAGTCCTGCCCTACTCCACGTAGCCCTTTATCCGGGTGCGCGGCTCCTCGTTCTCAGCGAAGATAGCCATACTCCTGCTACAGTCGCCCAACTATTGACAGAGCAAGGCTGGGGAGAAAGTCAAATTACTGTTCTTCAACGCATGGGCGGTGATGACGAGCACGTTACGACAGGGAGGGCTGCAACCTGGGCAGAGCAAGATTTAGTCAGCCTCAACTTTGCAGATTTAAATACTTTAGCGATCGCCCTCCCCATCCAATCCACTCCTCGTTCCTTATCCCGATTAGCAGGCATCCCCGACACCGCCTACCACCACGACGGACAACTCACCAAACGCGAAGTTCGGGCAGTCACCCTTGCCGCCCTTGCACCCCAGCCGGGACAACTTTTATGGGACGTAGGCGCAGGCTGTGGCTCCATTGGCATTGAATGGATGCGTAGCCACGGGCGATGCCGAGCGGTCGCCATTGAGCAAAACAGCGATCGGCTACAAATGATTGCCGATAATGCCACCGCACTAGGCACTCCTAACCTTAAGCTAGTGAGCGGACAAGCGCCTGCGGCACTCCACGATCTACCAGAACCCGATGCCATTTTTATTGGTGGCGGCGTTACAGCAGCAGAGATGATAGAGACTTGCTGGAATGCCTTACGATCGGGCGGGCGTTTGGTCATTAATGCGGTCACCGTAGAGAGTGAGATGGTGATCTTGCAGTGGCACAGCCAACTAGGGGGCGAGTTAAGCCGCATTGCCATTCAACGGGCAGAACCCATCGGCAAATTTTTAGGATGGAAGGCAATGGCACCCGTCACTCAATGGCGGGTTATGAAGCGCTAA
- a CDS encoding cupin domain-containing protein, producing the protein MLIQKLNNCPEFVAGDGTLLRELLHPDKQAIASRYSLAHAIVPPGKVSILHALATTEVYYILSGIGEMHINDETQTVEPGDAVYIPANAKQFIQNSGAEPLVFICIVDPAWQKADETIY; encoded by the coding sequence ATGCTGATTCAAAAGTTAAATAATTGCCCAGAGTTTGTTGCTGGAGATGGCACTTTGCTACGAGAATTGCTGCATCCTGACAAACAGGCGATCGCCTCACGCTACAGTTTGGCTCATGCGATCGTGCCTCCTGGTAAAGTCTCCATTCTCCATGCCCTGGCAACCACCGAGGTCTATTATATTCTGAGCGGCATTGGTGAAATGCACATTAACGACGAAACCCAGACCGTTGAGCCAGGTGACGCAGTCTATATTCCCGCCAATGCTAAACAGTTTATTCAGAACAGTGGAGCCGAGCCGCTAGTGTTTATCTGCATCGTTGACCCTGCTTGGCAAAAGGCAGATGAAACAATTTACTGA
- a CDS encoding peroxiredoxin, whose product MALRLGDTVPDFVQDSTTGSISFHEWAGDSWVILFSHPKDFTPVCTTELGTVAKLKPEFDKRNVKAIALSVDDVDSHMGWVGDIEETQGSALNYPILADPDRKVSDLYDMIHPNANNTLTVRSVFIIDPNKKLRLTLTYPASTGRNFDEILRVVDSLQLTDHYSVATPANWTDGGDCVIVPSITDPAELAEKFPKGYTQVKPYLRMTPQPDK is encoded by the coding sequence ATGGCACTAAGACTTGGTGATACCGTTCCCGATTTTGTTCAAGATTCAACTACAGGCTCGATTAGCTTTCACGAGTGGGCGGGTGATAGCTGGGTAATCCTATTCTCTCACCCTAAAGACTTTACCCCTGTTTGCACCACCGAACTGGGAACTGTCGCAAAACTTAAGCCCGAGTTTGATAAGCGCAACGTTAAGGCGATCGCCCTTAGCGTAGACGATGTTGATTCCCATATGGGCTGGGTAGGTGATATTGAAGAAACCCAAGGCTCGGCGTTAAACTACCCCATCTTGGCAGACCCCGATCGCAAGGTTTCTGACCTGTACGACATGATTCACCCCAACGCGAATAATACGTTGACGGTGCGATCGGTGTTTATCATCGATCCCAACAAAAAGCTGCGCCTCACCCTAACGTATCCTGCTAGCACCGGACGCAACTTTGACGAAATTCTGCGAGTCGTTGACTCGTTGCAACTCACCGACCATTACAGCGTTGCCACCCCAGCAAACTGGACTGATGGCGGCGACTGCGTCATTGTTCCCTCTATTACTGATCCTGCTGAACTGGCAGAGAAGTTTCCTAAGGGCTACACCCAAGTTAAGCCCTACTTGCGGATGACTCCTCAACCCGACAAATAA